A genomic segment from Vicinamibacterales bacterium encodes:
- a CDS encoding fumarylacetoacetate hydrolase family protein, with protein sequence MPQGSEGSKGLGTINLVIFNEGRPGLLTERGVVDVSALTRPLGGHDAMKTLITRYDELKPELARLAAEGTAQPLSAVTLKAPVPRAKVLAMGGNYREFGARKPEPMWGFLKSTDALLGSGGTVVLPEVDANIFHHEAELVVVFGRAGRNIPQAQALDYVFGYTAGVDVSARMPPSGAGGGGRDNTKMPISGGKSHNGFAVLGPAIVPKDEVGDAQTLDIKLWVNGELRPNYNTSDAAHSIAESIAWATAITPVEPGDVLYMGTNHQGLGAMQDGDHIEMEISRIGRLTINVTDPLKRRWPRGVDEATAEGVRTGSGGPGSKSRPLP encoded by the coding sequence GTGCCCCAGGGAAGCGAGGGCAGCAAGGGTCTGGGAACGATCAACCTCGTCATCTTCAACGAGGGCCGGCCTGGTCTTCTGACGGAGCGCGGCGTCGTCGACGTCAGCGCCCTGACGCGGCCCCTCGGCGGGCACGACGCCATGAAGACGCTGATCACGCGCTACGACGAGCTCAAGCCGGAGCTGGCGCGCCTGGCTGCTGAGGGCACCGCGCAGCCGCTGTCGGCCGTGACGCTCAAGGCACCGGTGCCACGCGCGAAGGTGCTGGCGATGGGCGGCAACTACCGCGAGTTCGGCGCCCGCAAGCCCGAGCCGATGTGGGGCTTCCTCAAGTCCACCGACGCCCTCCTCGGCTCCGGCGGCACCGTCGTCCTGCCGGAGGTCGACGCCAACATCTTCCACCACGAGGCCGAGCTGGTCGTCGTGTTCGGCCGCGCCGGCCGCAACATCCCCCAGGCGCAGGCCCTGGACTACGTCTTCGGCTACACCGCCGGCGTTGACGTCTCCGCCCGTATGCCCCCCAGCGGCGCCGGCGGCGGCGGCCGCGACAACACGAAGATGCCGATCTCGGGCGGCAAGTCCCACAACGGCTTCGCGGTGCTCGGCCCCGCCATCGTCCCCAAGGACGAGGTCGGCGACGCACAGACCCTCGACATCAAGCTCTGGGTCAACGGCGAGCTGCGTCCCAACTACAACACCAGCGATGCGGCACACTCGATCGCCGAGTCCATCGCGTGGGCCACGGCGATCACGCCGGTCGAGCCGGGCGACGTGCTGTACATGGGCACCAACCACCAGGGCCTGGGCGCGATGCAGGACGGCGACCATATCGAGATGGAGATCAGCCGCATCGGCCGCCTGACCATCAACGTCACGGACCCGCTCAAGCGCCGCTGGCCGCGCGGCGTGGACGAGGCCACGGCCGAAGGCGTGCGAACCGGCAGCGGCGGCCCTGGCTCGAAGTCACGGCCCCTGCCGTAG